Proteins encoded by one window of Salvia miltiorrhiza cultivar Shanhuang (shh) unplaced genomic scaffold, IMPLAD_Smil_shh original_scaffold_404, whole genome shotgun sequence:
- the LOC131004466 gene encoding uncharacterized protein LOC131004466 yields the protein MAKKFCAGPRHEIRMALASHGGLSYTESLSRALDIEAAMPGERPASIPMPALPHNQNHDQNFKGKGKWDNSNSGQAEKRPWQGQTFPSQSYGGQSASKQMGNSQQRTPPCPRCNKSHVGICKAGSDSCYICNQKGHYANWCPNKQHGTGPRPNPPIQAPHLRAIQALPQPHPGQQPQYQQPQQHQQLPYQPQPQRPYQQQARQQQHRQQKQHEGPR from the coding sequence ATGGCTAagaagttttgtgccggtccgAGGCACGAAATCAGGATGGCGTTGGCAAGCCATGGAGGATTGTCTTatactgagtcgctcagccgagcattggacattgaggcagcaatgccgGGCGAAAGACCAGCATCTATACCTATGCCAGCACTTCCACATAATCAGAATCAtgatcagaatttcaaaggaaaggGAAAATGGGACAATAGTAACTCGGGCCAAgccgagaagaggccatggcaggggcaGACTTTCCCGTCACAGAGCTATGGGGGTCAGAGTGCATcaaaacagatgggaaatagcCAGCAAAGAACTCCACCTTGCCCCAGATGTAACAAaagtcatgtgggaatctgtaaggctgGCAgcgatagttgctatatctgcaaccagaaAGGGCACTATGCCAActggtgcccgaataagcaacacgggaCGGGTCCAAGGCCGAACCCACCTATtcaggctccgcatctgcgagcaatccaagctctgcCCCAACCACACCCAGGGCAGCagccacagtatcagcagccacagcagcaccaacagttaCCGTatcaaccacaacctcaacgaccgtatcagcaacaggctcgCCAGCAACAACatcgacaacagaaacaacatgaaggGCCTCGTTAA